GCATGGCGGGTGCCCAGGGGCAGCAGACCGCGCTGGAGGACTTCCTCGACTGGTGCGTGAAGGACGTCGCCTGCCCGTTCGGCCAGGACGCCCGGACGGCGCGGGAGGCCGTCGTACGCCTGATCCGGTCGATGGACCAGGACCCGGTCCCGACCGCGTTCAGCGGCGAGTTCACCGGGCAGGACCTGGTCGGCGCCCTGAGTCAGGCGCTCTACAGCAGGCAGATGTGGCCCTCGCTGCAGCACGCGCTCGCCTCGCTGGTCGAGGACGGGGACACGAGTGAGGTGGAGGCCTTCGCCACCGGCGGCTCCGCGCTCCCCGGCCTCGGACAGGGTCGGCAGCAACGGTCGCCGTCGGCCGACGGCGCACTCGTGGACCAGGACGACGTCCCCCTGGACAACCTTCCGGCCGCGCTGATGGCGATCAACTGCGCCGACGACCCCGACCGCCCGTCCGCCCGGCAGATCACCTCGAACCTCGGCCGGCTGCGCGCCGCGTACGAGGAGGCGTCGCCGGTGTTCGGCCCGTTCCGCCTCACCCAGGTCCTGCTCTGCTACGGCCGCCCCAAGGGCACCGACTTCATCCGCGAAAAGGTCAAGAACGTCGACACGGCCAAGATGCTGCTGGTCGGCACCCGCGGCGACCCGGCGACGCCGTACCGCTGGACCACACAGACGGCGAAGCGGCTGGGACCGTCGGCCGTGGTGCTCGACAACAAGGGCGACGGCCACACCGGCTACGCATCGTCGAAGTGCGTGCACAGCAAGGTCGACGCCTTCCTGCTGTACGGCACCCTGCCCCCGAACGGCAGCTCGTGCGGCTCCCGGAGCGGCGAGGAAGCGGCACCCTGACGATCAATGCGCCCCAAATGCCCGATACGTGAATCAGCCCTATGGTGCTGCTATGGAGCACGCACTCAGTCCCACGACCCTGTCCGAGCTGCGCCGGCCTCGCCCCTACCCCGCGGTGTCGGTGCTCACGCCGACGCACCGCAGGGAGCCGTACAACGCGCAGGACCGGGTCCGGCTGCGCAATGTGGTGTCCGAGGCCAAGAGGCAACTGGAGGCCGACCCCGCGGTGACCCGCGAACGGCGTGCCGAGGTGGCGGCCCAGCTCGACCAGGCGCTCGGCGAGGTCGACCTCACGTACGCCGAGGACGGCCTGGTGATCTTCGCCGCCCCGGGTGAGCACCAGGTGTGGTCGCTCGCCCGCACCGTGCCCGAGCGGGTGGTGCTCTCCGACACCTTCCTCACCCGCAACCTGGTCTCCGCCCAGGTGTCCGAGCGGCCGTTCTGGGTGCTGTCGGTCTCGGCCGACCGCGCCACCCTCTGGAACGGCGGTGGCGGGCGGATCACCGAGCAGCGCACCGGCGGCTTCCCCTACACCCGCAGGAACGAGAACTTCGACCCCGAGCGCCTGGAGCGGTTCGGTGACATGCCGAGCACCTTCCGCGACGAGGGCACCCGGCACTTCCTGCGCGAGGTCGACGCGGCCGTGGGCACGGTGCTGCGCGACAGCCCCAGGCCGCTCTACGTGACCGGCGAGCAGGCCGCGCTGTCCTGCCTGGACGAGATCGGGGACGTCACCCGGCGTGCCCTGCACATCCCCCACGGCGGCCTCGCGCACGGCACCCCGGACGCCGTCTGGCAGGCCGTGCGGCCGGTGGTCGAGGCCGAGGACATGAGGACCGTCGACACCGTGACCAAGGAGCTCGAATCGGCCCGCGGCCGCAAGGAGTTCGCGGCCGGGGTCGACGAGGTGTGGCAGAACGCCCGGGAGGCCCGGGTGCGGCTGCTCGCCGTCGAGGAGAACTACCGCGTGACCGTGCGCGACGACGGCGATCACCTGTTGCCGGCCTCCAGCGACGATCTCGACGCCCGCGAGGACATCGTGGACGAGATCGTGGAGCAGTGCCTGGAGACCGGCGCCGACGTCCGCTTCGTCCCCGACGGCACCCTGGCCGACGCGAACGGCATCGCGGGCGTCCTGCGCTACTGACGCCGCCCGCGCACCTGCGCCTACGCTACGCCGGGACAGCCGGCGACGAGGGAGGGCGTACGTGGGTGAGCTGCTGGGCGTGGCGGTGCTGGGCGCGGGACACATGGGAGCCGACCACATACGGCGCCTCGACCGGGTGGTGAGCGGCGCAAGGGTCGCCGCCGTGGGCGACCCCGACCCGGCACGGGCGAAGGAAGCGGTCGCCGGTGTCGACGGCGTCTCGGTGCACACGGAGACGGAGGCCGCGCTGGACGCGCCCGGTGTCGAGGCGGTCCTGATCGCCTCGCCGGGTCCCGCGCACGAGGAGGCGCTGCTCGCGGCGTTCGCACGCGGCCTTCCGGTGCTGTGCGAGAAGCCCATGGTGCCGGAGTCGGCGAGGGCGCTGCGCGTCGTGGAGGCCGAGGCACGGCTCGGCCGGCGGCTGGCGCAGATCGGCTTCATGCGGCGGTACGACGCCGAGTACCTGCGGCTCAAGTCGCTGCTGGACAGCGGCCGTCTGGGACGGCCGCTGATGCTGCACTGCGTCCACCGCAACGTCTCCTCACCGCCCGGCTTCACCAGCGCGATGCTGGTCAACAGCTCGGTCGCGCACGAGATCGACGCGGCCCGCTGGCTGCTCGGCCAGGAGCTGACCGCCGTGACCGCGCTGCGTCCCCGGCCCTCCGGCAACGCCCCCGAGGGCCTGCTCGATCCGCAGTTCGTGCTGTTCGAGACAGGGGGCGGCGCCCTGGTGGACGTGGAGGTCTTCGTCAACTGCGGCTTCGGCTACCAGGTGCGCTGCGAGGCCGTCTGCGAGGCGGGCAGCGCGCGCATCGGGGAGGCCCACTCCATGGTGGTCACGGCGGAGGGCGGCGCCCGCGAGGAGGTGCCCCAGGACTACCTCGTACGGTTCGCGGACGCCTACGACCGCGAGGTGCAGGCCTGGGTCGACGCCACCCGGCGGGGCCGGGTCACCGGCCCGAGCGCCTGGGACGGGTACGCGGCCTCCGCCGTCGCCGAGGCCGGGGTGCGGGCACTGCAGAGCGGCGGCCGGACCGCGGTCGAGTTCGCGCCGTGCCCGGAGCTCTACCCGCAGGCGGCCGGCTGACGCGGGGCGTGGCCAGTGGCCGTCCCGCGTCAGACCCCGTCGAAGAGGCTGCTCAGCCCCCGGTCGACGGCGTCGCCGACGTCCTCGTGACCGGCGGCGACGACCGCGTACGTGCGCAGCAGGAAGCGGCGCAGGGCGGCGGTGTCGAACCGGAGCAGCGCCAGCCCGGGCGGCGCGTGGAACTCCAGCACCGTACGGGCGCGTCCGCACGGCCAGATGTGCACGTCCCCGCTCCCGGCCGGGCCGCGCACCCCTTCCTCCAGCAGGGCCCGCGCGAAGGTCCAGCTGAGCGCCTCGCCGTCCAGACACGCCTCGGGCGGGAAGTCGAAGTGCACGGCCAGCGGGTCGGTGGAGAGGTAGCGAAGGGTGACGGGGACGGGAACGTCCCGCTGCTCCGCCGTGATCAGCCGGGCACGGGCGGGCTGCTGGAGGGTGATGTCCATCATGCGGTCTCCACTGCGGGCGAGAGGGCGGCCGGTCCGGTGCCGGTTCTCTTACGACCCCGACGAGGCGCCCGACGTACACCTGGAACACACATGCGTCGAACACTCGAGTGAGTGCCGCACAAGTGGCCCGACGGCTCGCCAATTCGCGTATACCGCCTACGACTTGTCTGCCGCCGGGCGTACGCGCCATCTACGTCACAAGCGCTCCGTGAAGACTGTGGCATATGCCAGAAGCACCACCGTATCGTGTGTTGCCAAATCTCTTACAGGGCGCCGCGGGCTGTGCAACAGTCGTAACGGTCCCACCGTCACCCTTGGTCGTACCGTCCCCGCATCGGAGTGCGTCATGCCGTCCCATCTCTCCGCGGACCGCCCAGCCGGCCAGCCACCCGGACCCGGCTCGGTCGACGCGCTGATATCGCAGGCGCGGCGGCTCAAGGGCGAGGTGGACGCCGTACGGCGGGACGCGCACAGTGACGGTTCGGACCCGCGGGATCGATGGCAGCGCGCACTCTACGACCTCGCGCTGCACCAACTCAACGATCTGGACGAGCACCTGGCCCAGCTGCGCGACGGCCCTCCGCCGGTGCCACCGGCGCCACAGGCCGAGCCGGCCCCGGCGGCACCGCCCGCCGCCCGGAGCGAGTCGCTGCTCAGTCGGGTCGGCAGCGCGGAGTGGAACCTGCAGACCGATCAGGCCAGTTGGTCCGGCGAGCTGTACGAGATCCTCGGCCGCGCCCCCACCGCGCCCCCGCTCACCCTCGACGAGCTGCCCTCGCTCGTGCTGGACGCGGACCGGCCGAAGCTGACCGCGATGGTCACGGACTGCCTGGTCGACGCCAAGCGCATCGACGGCGAGTTCCGGATCGTACGGCCGGACGGCGAGGTGCGAACCGTGCACATGATGGGCGAGCCCGTGCTCGACACTGACGGCAGCACCGCCTCGATGTGGGCCGTGCTGCGGGACGTCAGCGAACTGCGGCGCAGTCAGCAGGCGGTGAGCGAGACCCGTGACTCGCTCCAGCGCCGGCGGCACGTCGCACAGACCGAGCACCGGCTCGCGGTCGAGCTGCAGGAGGCCGTGCTGCCGCCGAGGCACGGCACCCTGCGGCTCCCGCGCCAGGGCGAGCACACCCTCGACGTGGCGGCCCGCTGCCTGCCCTCCTCCACCGGCACCCCGGTCGGCGGCGAGTGGTACGACGCGCTGGAACTCCCCGGCGGCGAGACGCTCCTGAGCATCGGGGACCTCACCGGCCACGGCGTCGGTGTGACATCGGGCATGGCCATGCTGCTCGGCGCGGTACGCGGCATGGCGATGGCGGGGACCCGGCCCGGCACGCTGCTGGCCTGGCTCAACCAGCTGCTGGACACCACCGTCCAGCCGGCCCTCGGCAGCGCCGTCTGCTGCCGCTACCGGCCCGAGACCCGCACGCTGGTGTGGGCCCAAGCAGGGCACCCCGCCCCGCTGCTGTTCCGCAACGGGACGGGGCGCAGGTTGAACGCACCGGACGGTGTCCTGCTCGGCGCGACCTCGGGTGCCACCTACGGCGAGACCGAGGAAACCCTTCAGGAGGGCGACCTGATCCTGCTGCACACCGACGGGCTGGCGCCCGGGGACAGCGGGACGGCCGCCGCGCACCGCCTCGTCGACCTGGCTCCGCTCTTCGCCGGAGCACGCACCGCACAGGACTGCGTGCGGACGGTCGTGGAGGAGTTCGGCGGGACCGAACGTCAGGACGAAGCCTGCGTGCTGATCGCCAGGGTCACGTCATAGGGGTCATGGGGGCAGTCGGTCGAATATGGGGCAGTCGGTCGACACGGGGACAGTCGCACTACACCTGTGAGTTGTTGCCGCCCCTCCCCTTCGGCTTGGGCAGCGCCAGCTTGATCTCCTCGCGCAGCTCCTGAATCCTCGGGTACTCGGCGTACTCGGCCGTCAGCCGGTACATCTGGCGCAGCCGGTCCCAGGTGCGGCGGGAGGAGTTCTGCCCCATCGACATCAGGGCGAGGCGAGCGAACCGGTCCGCCTGTTCGGGGTCGTCGGCGATGAAGCAGGCGGAGGCCATGGACAGGAAGTCGAAGATCTTCGACCGCTGTTGTGCCTCCACCCGCAGCGCCAGCGCCTTGTCCGCGTAGTGCTGGGCGTGCGCCGCCGCGCCCGGCTCGAACTCCGCGAGCGTGCGGTAGGCCAGGGCCTGCATGCCGTACAGGTCCGC
This region of Streptomyces chromofuscus genomic DNA includes:
- a CDS encoding alpha/beta hydrolase, translated to MLAKLSPRRAVRRHAVAGAVGLAMLGAALPTTAADDPQPDLTRFYRQKVAWKTCDGGPTSDDLQCGKVTVPLDYARPGAGTLELALARYRASGDKRGSLVLNFGGPGGPGVSELAHSGDDFMDLTDGYDVVSFDPRGVGRSSPVSCGDNPYGGTVITAGTDETLRDPGTVLRQLKKAAGECAKHSGPVLPHIGTVNTSRDLDVIRQALGDDKLNYLGFSYGTRLGAVYAAQFPDKVGRMALDGVDTLTESLTQQGMAGAQGQQTALEDFLDWCVKDVACPFGQDARTAREAVVRLIRSMDQDPVPTAFSGEFTGQDLVGALSQALYSRQMWPSLQHALASLVEDGDTSEVEAFATGGSALPGLGQGRQQRSPSADGALVDQDDVPLDNLPAALMAINCADDPDRPSARQITSNLGRLRAAYEEASPVFGPFRLTQVLLCYGRPKGTDFIREKVKNVDTAKMLLVGTRGDPATPYRWTTQTAKRLGPSAVVLDNKGDGHTGYASSKCVHSKVDAFLLYGTLPPNGSSCGSRSGEEAAP
- a CDS encoding baeRF3 domain-containing protein — translated: MEHALSPTTLSELRRPRPYPAVSVLTPTHRREPYNAQDRVRLRNVVSEAKRQLEADPAVTRERRAEVAAQLDQALGEVDLTYAEDGLVIFAAPGEHQVWSLARTVPERVVLSDTFLTRNLVSAQVSERPFWVLSVSADRATLWNGGGGRITEQRTGGFPYTRRNENFDPERLERFGDMPSTFRDEGTRHFLREVDAAVGTVLRDSPRPLYVTGEQAALSCLDEIGDVTRRALHIPHGGLAHGTPDAVWQAVRPVVEAEDMRTVDTVTKELESARGRKEFAAGVDEVWQNAREARVRLLAVEENYRVTVRDDGDHLLPASSDDLDAREDIVDEIVEQCLETGADVRFVPDGTLADANGIAGVLRY
- a CDS encoding Gfo/Idh/MocA family protein, which produces MGELLGVAVLGAGHMGADHIRRLDRVVSGARVAAVGDPDPARAKEAVAGVDGVSVHTETEAALDAPGVEAVLIASPGPAHEEALLAAFARGLPVLCEKPMVPESARALRVVEAEARLGRRLAQIGFMRRYDAEYLRLKSLLDSGRLGRPLMLHCVHRNVSSPPGFTSAMLVNSSVAHEIDAARWLLGQELTAVTALRPRPSGNAPEGLLDPQFVLFETGGGALVDVEVFVNCGFGYQVRCEAVCEAGSARIGEAHSMVVTAEGGAREEVPQDYLVRFADAYDREVQAWVDATRRGRVTGPSAWDGYAASAVAEAGVRALQSGGRTAVEFAPCPELYPQAAG
- a CDS encoding SsgA family sporulation/cell division regulator, with product MDITLQQPARARLITAEQRDVPVPVTLRYLSTDPLAVHFDFPPEACLDGEALSWTFARALLEEGVRGPAGSGDVHIWPCGRARTVLEFHAPPGLALLRFDTAALRRFLLRTYAVVAAGHEDVGDAVDRGLSSLFDGV
- a CDS encoding PP2C family protein-serine/threonine phosphatase, which produces MPSHLSADRPAGQPPGPGSVDALISQARRLKGEVDAVRRDAHSDGSDPRDRWQRALYDLALHQLNDLDEHLAQLRDGPPPVPPAPQAEPAPAAPPAARSESLLSRVGSAEWNLQTDQASWSGELYEILGRAPTAPPLTLDELPSLVLDADRPKLTAMVTDCLVDAKRIDGEFRIVRPDGEVRTVHMMGEPVLDTDGSTASMWAVLRDVSELRRSQQAVSETRDSLQRRRHVAQTEHRLAVELQEAVLPPRHGTLRLPRQGEHTLDVAARCLPSSTGTPVGGEWYDALELPGGETLLSIGDLTGHGVGVTSGMAMLLGAVRGMAMAGTRPGTLLAWLNQLLDTTVQPALGSAVCCRYRPETRTLVWAQAGHPAPLLFRNGTGRRLNAPDGVLLGATSGATYGETEETLQEGDLILLHTDGLAPGDSGTAAAHRLVDLAPLFAGARTAQDCVRTVVEEFGGTERQDEACVLIARVTS